The DNA segment GTCAGTAGCTTATTGCGTAAAACTGGTAGAAACAACCGCGTAGAATTAATTCGCTATGCGTTACAGGGAAATTTAGTTTAAAAAAGCTATAAGCTCTAAGCTTTTAATTCTAAGCTAATTAACAGTACTCAAACAATTTTAACAGTCAAAATAAGCTAAAATACTTTTGCTGATTGACTTTAACATTATGAGTCTTCAGTTTACTGGTAAGTTAATCTAGATATAGCTCAAACCACGAAATATATTAACTTTTACCTAAAAAGCTTTTTCAAAAATGACCGATCTTAAAAAAATTATAGAATCTAATGCCAGAGCGATCGCTGCACTAACCGACGATATCTAAGAAATGAAGCGCGATAAGCCTACGGCATGACTTCATGTTTTTGTAAATCTGCTTCATCGGAGATAAAGGTAGACATAGCAATTTCTACTTTGTCTTCATGGCTGCTAATTTTCGAGATAAAGTTTATATAGAGACGAGCGGGATAGAAATGAAAGCAGCAGAGATAGTAGTTGTTGGTGGCGGTATAGTTGGATTGGCGATCGCGATTGAGTTAAAGCGGCGCGGTGCAGACGTTATGGTGGTTAGCCGTAATAGTAGTGAGGCGGCGGCTAATGCGGCGGCAGGAATGCTGGCACCAATGGCAGAACAGATCGATTCTGAGCCAATGAGGGAATTGTGTCTGCGATCGCGCGATCTCTATCCCGAATGGATCGGCAAGCTAGAAGAACTAACGGGAATAGATACGGGTTATTTACCACGCGGTATTTTAGCACCTGTGTACACTCAGCCATCAGCGATTGAAACCGCTCGTAGCAGCATTTGGCTGGATGAAACTGCAATTCGACATTATCAGTCGGGTTTGGGTAAAGATGTCGTTGGTGGTTGGTGGCATCCCGAAGATGGACAGGTAGATAATCGGGCATTAATGCGATCGCTTCTGCAAGCCGCTCGAACTCTCGGTATTGAACTTAAAGAAGGAGTTACGGTAAAAGCAATTCGACAACAGCAGGGACGAGTAGCTAGTTTAGTTACCGATATTGGCAATATAGAATCAGAGCAATACGTTATCGCTGCTGGTTCTTGGATAAGTCAACTGTTACCTTTACCAGTACGTCCCGTTAAAGGACAAATGCTAGCATTAAAAATGCCTCCAGAGATTCAGCCTTTATCGCAACAAGTTTTATTTGGCGAAGATGTTTATTTAGTTCCTAGACTGGCGACTAGAAGATGCGAGGCTTCATCGCATCTCGCGCCCTCAGAAAACGGACGCTTAATTGTCGGTGCTACAGTAGAAGAAATCTCTTGGACACCAGGCAATACAGCTCAAGGAATACAGAGTTTGTTAAATAAAGCTACCAGACTCTATCCCGCGCTCGCGCCCTTGCAAATAGAAGAATTGTGGTGGGGTTTTCGTCCTGGTACTCCCGATGAGTTGCCCATTTTAGGTCGAGGTAGCTGTGATAATTTATTTTTGGCTACAGGACACTACCGCAACGGTATTTTGCTAGCACCTATTACGGCTAGGATAATGGCAGATTTAATCTCGGAACAAAAAGCCGATCCACTACTGAAGCATTTTAGCTATCTACGTTTTCAACAAATCAAAGTCAAAAGTCAAAAGTTAGAAGTCAAAAGTATGCTTGAGTTACAAAGTAACGGCACCTCCCCTCAACAAATCTCTTTACCTGCAACAACAGAACATAACGAAGATTTAGTTATCGCAGGACGAACCTTTCAATCGCGTTTAATGACGGGTACGGGGAAATACCCCAGTATTGAAGCGATGCAGCAAAGTATTGCAGCTAGCGGTTGTCAAATTGTTACCGTTGCCGTCCGCCGAGTGCAAACTAAAGCCGCAGGACATGAAGGTTTGGCAGAGGCGATCGACTGGAGTAAAATCTGGATGTTGCCCAATACTGCTGGCTGTAAAACCTCAGAAGAAGCCATACGAGTAGCTAGGTTAGGTCGAGAAATGGCAAAACTGCTCGGTCAGGAAGATAATAACTTTGTCAAGCTAGAAGTTATTCCCGATGCTAAATATCTATTACCCGATCCCATTGGCACCTTAGAAGCTGCCGAAAAGCTAGTAAAAGAAGGTTTTGCTGTCTTACCTTATATCAACGCCGATCCCTTACTGGCAAAACGGCTAGAAGAAGTAGGCTGTGCGACGGTAATGCCTTTGGGTTCTCCTATTGGTTCGGGACAGGGGATTAAGAACGCCGCTAATATTCAAATTATTATCGAAGAAGCCAATGTACCTGTAGTAGTGGATGCGGGTA comes from the Myxosarcina sp. GI1 genome and includes:
- the thiO gene encoding glycine oxidase ThiO encodes the protein MKAAEIVVVGGGIVGLAIAIELKRRGADVMVVSRNSSEAAANAAAGMLAPMAEQIDSEPMRELCLRSRDLYPEWIGKLEELTGIDTGYLPRGILAPVYTQPSAIETARSSIWLDETAIRHYQSGLGKDVVGGWWHPEDGQVDNRALMRSLLQAARTLGIELKEGVTVKAIRQQQGRVASLVTDIGNIESEQYVIAAGSWISQLLPLPVRPVKGQMLALKMPPEIQPLSQQVLFGEDVYLVPRLATRRCEASSHLAPSENGRLIVGATVEEISWTPGNTAQGIQSLLNKATRLYPALAPLQIEELWWGFRPGTPDELPILGRGSCDNLFLATGHYRNGILLAPITARIMADLISEQKADPLLKHFSYLRFQQIKVKSQKLEVKSMLELQSNGTSPQQISLPATTEHNEDLVIAGRTFQSRLMTGTGKYPSIEAMQQSIAASGCQIVTVAVRRVQTKAAGHEGLAEAIDWSKIWMLPNTAGCKTSEEAIRVARLGREMAKLLGQEDNNFVKLEVIPDAKYLLPDPIGTLEAAEKLVKEGFAVLPYINADPLLAKRLEEVGCATVMPLGSPIGSGQGIKNAANIQIIIEEANVPVVVDAGIGLPSEAAYSMELGADALLVNSAIALAKNPPAMAQAMGMATVAGRLAYLAGRIPIKQYASASSPLTGTIDS